From a single Lactococcus carnosus genomic region:
- a CDS encoding GNAT family N-acetyltransferase: MDKTFKLAPLDASNLAASVALFIDTFTQAPWYDKFESTKQVETFFENHLANNYFVGYVLYAGETVIALSLGFKKPWINGMEYYIDQFCVGISYQGQGLGSQFMQLIEADISRKSIGAIILNTEAGYPAEQFYLKNGFEVLKGLMILAK; the protein is encoded by the coding sequence ATGGATAAGACATTTAAACTAGCTCCGCTTGATGCCAGTAATTTAGCTGCATCTGTTGCATTATTCATTGATACATTTACGCAAGCACCCTGGTATGATAAATTTGAATCGACAAAACAAGTCGAGACTTTTTTTGAAAATCATCTGGCCAATAATTATTTTGTTGGCTATGTTTTATATGCTGGAGAAACGGTCATTGCCCTAAGCCTTGGCTTTAAAAAGCCATGGATAAATGGGATGGAGTATTATATTGATCAATTTTGTGTTGGTATCTCTTATCAAGGGCAGGGCCTTGGCAGTCAATTTATGCAGCTGATTGAGGCAGATATTAGTCGCAAGAGTATAGGTGCAATCATACTCAATACTGAAGCAGGCTATCCAGCAGAGCAATTTTATCTTAAAAATGGCTTTGAGGTGTTAAAAGGTCTCATGATCCTTGCAAAATAA
- a CDS encoding PTS sugar transporter subunit IIC, translating into MQTFLKWIEFKLMPPMTKIGMQRHMVAIRNGVISTLSLILIGSFILVFANFPIPAVAAWLAPYTGNLTIPFRITMGLMAIYASFAMGDSLAKSYKLDGVTGGVLSLAAFLTLTVPLNVDATLIKGGGQGIGWVLPMQYLGGAGMFSAILTMIFAVEVYRWFIEHNITIKMPDGVPDAVGRSFGALFPAGFIIIFLWIVRVLLNFDINTFIMNIFKPIADIMGNNIFGAIVPMLFIHLLWAAGVHGMNIIGSIVRPMWLMMLDANMAAMADGKPLTKLPYVAPEQFYQWTVTMGGAGVTLSLVIILFTCKAKYLRDMAKLCILPGVFNINEPLIFGMPLMMNPIFTIPFIVNPIILTITSYGAVKLGLVNGFVANVPWTLPAPVGAYLATGNDWRVVVLVLVNLTIAGLIYYPFVKMYDKQMLDEEAKATMKKSVEVPAV; encoded by the coding sequence ATGCAAACTTTTCTTAAATGGATTGAATTCAAATTGATGCCACCGATGACCAAAATTGGGATGCAGCGACACATGGTTGCTATTCGTAATGGGGTTATTTCAACACTATCTCTCATTTTAATTGGCTCATTTATCTTAGTATTTGCTAATTTCCCAATACCAGCAGTTGCAGCATGGCTTGCACCATATACAGGTAATTTGACGATTCCATTCCGTATTACAATGGGGTTAATGGCTATATATGCTTCTTTTGCCATGGGAGATTCTTTAGCTAAATCTTATAAGCTGGATGGTGTTACTGGGGGCGTCTTATCATTGGCAGCTTTCTTAACACTGACAGTTCCCTTGAATGTAGATGCAACATTGATTAAAGGTGGTGGACAAGGTATTGGTTGGGTATTACCAATGCAATACCTTGGTGGCGCTGGTATGTTTTCAGCAATTCTAACGATGATTTTTGCTGTAGAGGTTTATCGATGGTTCATTGAGCATAATATTACGATAAAAATGCCCGACGGTGTACCAGATGCAGTAGGCCGCTCATTCGGCGCCTTATTTCCTGCCGGTTTTATCATTATTTTTCTATGGATTGTCCGTGTACTATTGAATTTCGATATCAATACATTCATTATGAATATCTTCAAACCGATTGCTGATATCATGGGCAATAATATATTTGGTGCTATTGTACCAATGCTATTTATTCATTTACTCTGGGCAGCAGGCGTGCATGGCATGAATATCATTGGCTCAATCGTTCGACCAATGTGGTTGATGATGCTAGATGCCAATATGGCTGCTATGGCTGATGGAAAACCGTTAACAAAACTACCTTATGTTGCACCTGAGCAATTCTATCAATGGACGGTTACGATGGGTGGGGCAGGTGTTACGCTGTCTCTTGTTATCATACTCTTTACTTGTAAAGCAAAATATCTTCGTGACATGGCAAAGTTATGTATTCTACCCGGTGTATTTAATATTAATGAACCCCTTATTTTTGGGATGCCGTTAATGATGAATCCTATCTTTACAATTCCCTTTATTGTCAATCCAATTATTTTAACGATTACCTCATATGGTGCAGTAAAATTAGGACTAGTGAATGGCTTTGTTGCCAATGTTCCTTGGACACTACCCGCACCAGTCGGTGCCTATCTTGCAACAGGAAACGACTGGAGAGTTGTGGTACTAGTCCTGGTCAATTTAACAATTGCTGGCTTGATCTACTATCCATTTGTTAAGATGTATGATAAACAAATGTTAGATGAAGAAGCAAAAGCGACAATGAAAAAATCGGTAGAAGTACCAGCAGTATAG
- a CDS encoding N-acetylglucosamine kinase: MASKFLGVDAGATKTRAVLYGAAGVMLYESIQGHGNIIVNEAIAIQNVANAIAQCLEQVSETDQISLLLGMAGIEISNKSKQVKRSLEIKFPILQQVAIINDGYLGMIAALKGRDGVFVISGTGSVVYGQKQNTLLRVGGYGHLLGDEGSAYWIGYELFKGLTYFIDTKQPVSPFYQAFLTSEGVSEASASDLIRKFYTLTKQEVAEYALWVSHLAENENSEAIRLLKKAARALAKQVKLILNRLAFTPNFLFAFSGSVLVKNPVVLAALLEQLPDVTLLKEVVEPTKAVYYYWMREENRCLQLV, translated from the coding sequence ATGGCAAGTAAGTTTTTAGGTGTTGATGCTGGAGCAACTAAAACGCGTGCTGTTCTATACGGTGCCGCGGGTGTAATGTTATACGAATCGATTCAGGGACATGGTAATATAATTGTCAATGAAGCGATTGCCATACAAAATGTAGCAAATGCTATTGCGCAGTGTCTTGAACAAGTATCAGAGACAGATCAGATTAGCTTACTACTTGGCATGGCTGGTATTGAGATTTCAAATAAAAGTAAGCAGGTTAAACGCTCTCTTGAAATAAAATTTCCTATACTGCAACAGGTAGCCATCATCAATGATGGCTACCTGGGTATGATTGCAGCATTGAAAGGGCGAGATGGTGTTTTTGTTATATCTGGTACGGGGTCAGTCGTTTACGGTCAAAAACAAAATACGCTATTACGTGTCGGTGGCTACGGCCATTTATTAGGTGATGAAGGCAGTGCGTATTGGATAGGCTATGAATTGTTTAAGGGCTTAACATACTTTATTGACACAAAGCAACCAGTATCTCCTTTTTATCAAGCCTTTTTGACTAGTGAAGGTGTGTCAGAGGCAAGTGCTTCTGATTTAATCAGAAAGTTTTACACTTTGACCAAGCAAGAGGTTGCAGAATATGCACTTTGGGTCAGTCACTTAGCAGAAAATGAAAATAGTGAGGCGATAAGGCTCTTAAAAAAAGCGGCTAGGGCACTGGCTAAACAAGTCAAACTCATTTTGAATCGCTTAGCCTTTACTCCGAATTTCTTGTTTGCTTTTTCTGGAAGTGTTCTTGTGAAAAATCCAGTCGTTTTAGCAGCGCTACTTGAGCAGCTGCCTGATGTCACCTTGTTAAAAGAGGTGGTTGAGCCAACAAAAGCAGTATATTATTACTGGATGAGAGAGGAGAATAGATGCTTGCAATTGGTATGA
- the licT gene encoding BglG family transcription antiterminator LicT, with translation MEIEKIINNNIIRSSDDLNHEVLVMGCGIGYLKKIGMEIDPEKIDKIYRLQSKQALSNLETLFTGLPLATIQATNDIVEYAKTSLGTQLSDNIYLTLADHIQFAIEREKEGLIIKNALLWEIKQFYHHEFMIGQESLEIIQQKLKINLPEDEAAFIALHLVSATQDYSGTSQAKQTMTMIKQVLSIIKYHFIGIELDEHSLHYDRFITHMKFFIQRVFSGNEIKDDDADFLVMLKQKYKEEYLCTLKIYDHFLKHHNIHLTNDEVMYLTIHIRRITQN, from the coding sequence TTGGAAATTGAAAAAATCATTAATAATAATATTATTCGTTCAAGTGATGACCTGAATCATGAAGTGCTGGTCATGGGGTGTGGTATCGGCTATCTAAAAAAAATTGGTATGGAGATCGACCCAGAAAAAATCGATAAAATTTATCGACTACAATCCAAGCAAGCCCTAAGTAACCTTGAGACACTCTTCACAGGCCTACCCTTAGCAACAATTCAAGCAACAAATGACATTGTGGAGTATGCTAAAACGTCTTTGGGCACTCAGTTGTCAGATAACATCTATTTGACACTTGCTGACCACATCCAATTTGCAATAGAGCGGGAAAAGGAAGGTCTGATAATCAAAAATGCCTTATTATGGGAAATTAAACAATTTTACCACCATGAATTTATGATTGGGCAGGAATCATTAGAGATTATTCAGCAAAAGCTTAAGATTAACCTACCCGAAGATGAGGCAGCCTTTATCGCGTTGCATCTTGTCAGTGCAACGCAAGATTATTCAGGTACATCACAAGCTAAACAAACGATGACCATGATTAAACAAGTTTTATCTATCATCAAATACCATTTTATCGGTATTGAATTAGATGAACATTCTCTGCACTATGACCGATTTATCACACATATGAAGTTCTTTATTCAACGTGTTTTTTCTGGTAATGAAATCAAGGACGATGATGCTGATTTTCTAGTCATGCTAAAACAAAAATATAAGGAAGAATATCTATGTACCTTAAAAATATACGACCATTTTTTAAAACACCATAATATTCACTTAACAAATGACGAAGTGATGTATCTGACAATTCATATCAGACGCATCACACAAAATTAA
- a CDS encoding NUDIX domain-containing protein, with translation MTEKNYIADMRALVGHTGMIFVTAFGVLWRADRSEILLERRADSPDTGWGFPGGFLEYGESPMQAVVREFKEETGLDVEVVRILGLSTNINDKNSWGDAQENIAIGFEVKLVGGSIHADGDETLEVKFIPVSPEPKMFVPQAQRTMHKILTENEASDKAWFRENGQ, from the coding sequence ATGACAGAAAAAAATTATATTGCAGATATGCGGGCCCTCGTCGGACATACGGGAATGATTTTTGTGACCGCATTTGGCGTGCTTTGGCGTGCTGATCGTTCTGAAATTCTACTAGAACGACGGGCCGACTCTCCTGATACAGGTTGGGGATTCCCAGGTGGTTTTCTAGAGTACGGGGAATCACCTATGCAAGCTGTCGTTCGCGAATTTAAAGAAGAAACGGGTCTTGATGTCGAAGTTGTCCGCATTTTAGGACTTTCTACGAATATTAATGATAAAAATTCTTGGGGTGACGCACAAGAAAACATCGCCATTGGCTTTGAAGTAAAGTTAGTCGGCGGTAGTATCCATGCAGATGGTGATGAAACACTCGAAGTGAAATTTATACCTGTTTCTCCTGAACCAAAGATGTTTGTTCCTCAAGCGCAACGCACCATGCATAAAATATTGACTGAAAATGAAGCTAGTGATAAAGCTTGGTTTCGTGAAAACGGACAATGA
- the anmK gene encoding anhydro-N-acetylmuramic acid kinase AnmK, producing the protein MLAIGMMSGTSLDGIDVALVEISDKKEASIRVSLLDFVTYPYQEKTVARIRDAMSLKHSNVLLICQLNVELGKLYGKAAKQMMEKHDLSGADIAYIANHGQTIYHDPTSEFPSTFQIGESAEITEITGVKTLSNFREADIAAGGQGAPIVPFTEYQLYHSSEKDRILVNIGGIANLTILARDGNLSSIIAFDTGPGNMMIDAAMQKFYQKKYDDAGKIAASGKVNQPLLNELMDHPYLSQQYPKTTGREMFGEEMTEALFQAYHLLPEDWVATFTAFTAKSLCQAFATFSKQHLEVIVAGGGAYNKTLMDWIRLESQCDVLTQEALGYSSEAKEAIAMAVLGKYTLEHTANNVPSATGARHAVILGKITDVR; encoded by the coding sequence ATGCTTGCAATTGGTATGATGAGCGGTACGAGTTTAGATGGTATAGATGTTGCTTTGGTTGAGATAAGTGATAAAAAAGAAGCAAGTATTCGTGTGTCACTTCTTGATTTTGTGACGTACCCCTATCAAGAAAAAACAGTGGCGCGTATTCGAGATGCCATGTCTCTTAAACACAGCAATGTCTTACTTATTTGTCAGTTGAATGTCGAGTTAGGTAAATTGTATGGCAAAGCGGCTAAGCAAATGATGGAGAAACATGACCTTTCTGGAGCTGATATTGCCTATATTGCCAATCATGGTCAGACGATTTACCATGATCCCACTTCAGAGTTTCCCTCTACTTTTCAAATAGGTGAATCGGCAGAAATTACTGAAATAACAGGCGTCAAAACGCTATCCAATTTTAGAGAGGCCGATATTGCAGCTGGTGGTCAGGGTGCACCAATTGTCCCCTTTACTGAATATCAGCTCTATCATTCTAGCGAAAAAGATCGCATATTAGTCAATATTGGCGGCATTGCTAATCTTACAATTTTAGCAAGAGATGGTAACTTGTCATCAATTATTGCCTTTGATACAGGTCCAGGTAACATGATGATCGATGCAGCCATGCAAAAATTTTATCAAAAAAAATATGATGATGCTGGCAAAATTGCAGCGAGTGGCAAGGTCAATCAGCCCCTCTTAAATGAGTTGATGGACCATCCCTATTTATCTCAGCAGTATCCTAAAACGACAGGAAGAGAAATGTTTGGAGAAGAGATGACAGAGGCCCTATTTCAGGCTTATCACCTTTTGCCAGAAGATTGGGTTGCAACTTTTACAGCGTTTACAGCAAAATCATTATGTCAGGCCTTTGCCACTTTTTCTAAGCAGCATTTAGAAGTGATTGTCGCAGGAGGCGGCGCGTATAACAAAACGTTGATGGATTGGATTCGCTTAGAAAGTCAATGCGATGTCCTAACGCAAGAAGCATTGGGCTATTCATCAGAAGCTAAAGAAGCTATTGCTATGGCTGTTTTAGGGAAGTATACACTCGAACATACAGCTAATAACGTCCCTTCAGCCACAGGTGCGCGACATGCTGTTATTTTAGGAAAAATCACGGATGTGAGATAA
- a CDS encoding DUF871 domain-containing protein, with product MGKIGISIYPEKSSFEKDAAYLDLAHQYGFKRVFTSLLEINGDKEKILNNFKKVVEYANKLEMSVMVDISPRLFDTLAISYEDLSFFHELGADGIRLDVGFTGHEEAKMTRNPYGLKIEINMSSGTNYVDNIMSYSPKKDNLIASHNFYPMAFSGLDTDHFIACNARFNKYGLNTAAFVNAQSAEFGPWPIMDGLCTLESHRHLPLLTQVKQLMLMGTIDDIIIGNAYASEAELRLMSDTFFSPVLALQVSAVADITEDERINLFDFPHFYRGDKSAYLLRSTMTRVVFKHKDFPAHHTTEIKRGDVLIGNEHFGQYKGETEIALQAMPNDKHRLNVVGHIVEEELLLLDAIQPWSSFKLVEKSQDM from the coding sequence ATGGGAAAAATAGGGATATCGATTTATCCAGAAAAATCATCATTTGAGAAAGATGCAGCTTATCTGGATTTAGCACATCAATATGGGTTTAAGCGGGTATTTACCTCATTACTAGAAATCAATGGTGATAAAGAAAAGATACTCAATAATTTTAAAAAAGTTGTGGAATATGCCAATAAGTTAGAAATGTCAGTCATGGTAGATATTTCCCCGCGTCTTTTTGACACATTAGCCATTTCATATGAGGACTTGAGTTTTTTTCATGAGCTAGGTGCTGATGGTATTCGACTGGATGTCGGATTTACTGGACATGAAGAAGCAAAAATGACAAGAAATCCATATGGTTTAAAAATAGAGATCAATATGAGCTCAGGAACGAACTATGTGGATAACATCATGTCGTACTCTCCTAAAAAAGACAACTTGATTGCATCACATAATTTCTATCCAATGGCATTTTCAGGATTAGATACGGATCACTTTATTGCCTGTAATGCCCGCTTTAATAAGTATGGGTTAAATACAGCTGCTTTTGTAAATGCTCAGTCTGCAGAATTTGGTCCGTGGCCAATTATGGATGGCTTATGCACTTTGGAAAGCCATCGTCATTTACCTCTCCTTACCCAAGTGAAACAGCTAATGTTAATGGGGACAATCGATGATATCATTATCGGGAATGCGTATGCAAGTGAAGCAGAGTTGCGTCTGATGAGTGACACATTTTTTTCACCGGTATTAGCGTTACAGGTCTCTGCGGTAGCTGATATCACTGAAGATGAACGGATCAATTTGTTTGATTTCCCTCATTTTTATAGAGGCGACAAAAGTGCCTATCTTTTACGCTCAACCATGACCCGTGTTGTTTTCAAGCATAAAGATTTCCCAGCTCATCATACAACTGAGATAAAGCGAGGAGATGTGTTAATTGGTAATGAACATTTTGGCCAGTATAAAGGAGAAACAGAAATTGCTTTACAGGCAATGCCAAATGATAAACATCGGTTGAACGTTGTTGGTCATATTGTTGAAGAAGAGTTGCTACTGCTTGATGCTATTCAACCTTGGTCCAGTTTCAAATTAGTCGAAAAATCGCAGGATATGTGA
- a CDS encoding beta-glucoside-specific PTS transporter subunit IIABC, with the protein MDYKKLADQVITHVGGKKNIQNLTHCATRLRFNLTDDTKASTNDLKQLQGVLGVTKGGGQYQVIIGNDVEKVYDLLIEMLGFSDGGSEDKKNQHIGTRLIDIISSIFTPILPVITASGMLKALLALCTAFKWVDPATSTVYQVINFMADAAFYFLPIFLAISASKKFKCNTYLAAMLGGVLLHPNFIAMVTASKESGNAIKFAFLPIYNASYASTVIPIILTVWFMSYIERYAKKYSPKMIAFFIVPLITVLITGLVALVILGPVGYVVGNYIASGVIFLDRTAGWLVPTLLGACFPLLVMTGTHYGIIPIGANNIMTLGYDAMIGPGNLPSNIAQGGAALAVGIKTKKSDIKQLAFSSGITAVCGITEPALFGINVRFKTPLYAAMAGGGVGGLFIGLMGVRRFASGSPGLLTLPVYIGDKGLTNIINACIGCGIAFIVSFVISYLLYKEHRPTDTAQGLEQAASEQTAGNKQSVTTIIAPVSGKLVPIKQVKDDVFSLEMIGKGCAIITDDKLFVSPVKGSVTALYKTNHAIGIKSDQGVEVLIHIGIDTVKLNGQFFSAQIKVGDQVDIGTPLMIVDLDAIKAAGYDIITPIIITNAADYTEVLPITPAIVSREQVILKVIR; encoded by the coding sequence ATGGACTACAAAAAATTAGCCGACCAAGTGATCACACATGTTGGTGGTAAAAAAAACATTCAAAACTTAACCCACTGTGCCACTCGGCTTCGATTCAATTTAACTGATGATACTAAAGCAAGCACCAATGATTTAAAACAACTACAAGGTGTGCTAGGTGTCACAAAAGGTGGCGGCCAATATCAAGTTATTATCGGTAACGATGTTGAAAAAGTATATGACCTATTGATTGAGATGCTAGGCTTCTCAGATGGGGGATCCGAGGATAAGAAAAATCAGCATATCGGTACGAGGTTGATTGATATTATTTCAAGTATCTTTACACCCATTCTACCTGTCATCACAGCATCAGGAATGCTTAAAGCCTTACTAGCCCTTTGCACGGCCTTTAAATGGGTCGACCCCGCAACATCAACGGTTTATCAAGTTATTAACTTCATGGCTGATGCTGCTTTCTACTTTCTCCCGATATTCTTGGCCATTTCTGCATCCAAGAAATTTAAGTGTAACACTTACCTAGCAGCCATGTTAGGTGGGGTACTCTTACATCCAAACTTCATTGCCATGGTAACAGCGTCTAAAGAGAGTGGAAATGCCATCAAATTTGCCTTTTTACCTATCTACAATGCAAGCTATGCCTCAACCGTAATTCCGATTATCTTAACAGTCTGGTTCATGTCGTATATTGAGCGCTATGCGAAAAAATATTCACCTAAGATGATTGCTTTTTTTATAGTTCCATTGATCACTGTGTTGATCACAGGACTAGTTGCGCTAGTTATTTTGGGACCAGTCGGCTACGTCGTTGGGAATTACATCGCGAGCGGCGTCATATTCTTGGATAGAACAGCTGGCTGGCTAGTGCCCACTCTGTTAGGTGCTTGCTTCCCACTATTGGTTATGACTGGCACACATTATGGTATTATTCCAATCGGTGCTAACAATATCATGACACTTGGCTATGATGCGATGATTGGCCCAGGAAACCTGCCCTCAAATATCGCCCAAGGTGGGGCGGCACTTGCCGTCGGTATCAAAACTAAAAAGAGTGACATCAAGCAGTTGGCATTTTCTAGTGGCATCACTGCCGTATGTGGCATCACTGAGCCTGCACTATTTGGTATAAATGTCCGTTTTAAAACACCACTATATGCTGCCATGGCAGGTGGTGGGGTAGGCGGCTTGTTCATCGGTTTGATGGGTGTTAGACGGTTTGCCTCTGGCTCTCCCGGTCTCTTAACCCTACCCGTCTACATCGGTGATAAAGGCCTGACCAATATCATCAATGCTTGTATCGGTTGTGGGATTGCCTTTATCGTCTCTTTTGTTATTTCTTATCTCTTATATAAGGAGCATAGGCCTACGGATACAGCACAAGGACTTGAACAAGCAGCTAGTGAACAGACAGCAGGAAACAAGCAAAGTGTCACAACGATCATAGCACCTGTATCTGGAAAGCTAGTTCCGATCAAGCAAGTAAAAGATGACGTCTTCTCTCTGGAAATGATTGGCAAGGGCTGTGCAATCATAACAGATGACAAGCTGTTTGTATCCCCTGTAAAAGGGAGCGTAACAGCTTTGTACAAAACCAATCACGCTATTGGGATAAAATCTGACCAAGGGGTCGAGGTACTGATTCATATTGGTATTGATACCGTCAAACTAAATGGCCAATTCTTTTCAGCACAGATCAAGGTCGGGGATCAAGTCGACATCGGTACCCCACTTATGATCGTAGACCTGGACGCCATCAAAGCTGCTGGGTATGACATCATTACCCCTATCATCATTACCAATGCTGCGGATTACACAGAAGTCTTGCCCATTACACCCGCTATTGTAAGTCGTGAGCAAGTAATCCTGAAAGTGATTAGATAG